From the Acidilutibacter cellobiosedens genome, one window contains:
- a CDS encoding response regulator — MKGKNITVMIADDHVLMREGLKQLLELGNNIEVIAQSGDGEETIKKAVECKPDVILLDINMPKLNGIEVLRRLKDMGQTSKIIMLTIHDAREYLFETMKIGANGYILKDSDSDSLVKAIKDVYAGKTYIQPSIASMLVDEINSKGEENKDLAKIKSLTRREYEVLTLLAEGINNKEIADKLYISEKTVKNHVSNIFKKIKVNDRIQAAIFAYKNNIKKI, encoded by the coding sequence ATGAAAGGTAAGAATATAACAGTGATGATAGCAGACGATCATGTTTTAATGAGAGAGGGACTGAAGCAATTGTTAGAGCTGGGAAATAATATTGAAGTTATCGCTCAATCCGGAGACGGGGAAGAGACCATAAAGAAGGCAGTAGAATGTAAGCCTGATGTTATATTATTGGATATAAATATGCCCAAATTAAATGGAATTGAAGTATTAAGAAGATTGAAAGATATGGGACAAACATCTAAAATTATTATGCTAACTATTCATGATGCTCGGGAATATCTTTTTGAGACTATGAAAATTGGAGCAAATGGATATATTTTAAAAGATTCTGATTCGGACAGTTTGGTCAAAGCCATTAAAGACGTTTATGCCGGTAAGACTTATATACAGCCCAGTATTGCTTCGATGCTTGTTGATGAGATTAATTCAAAAGGAGAGGAGAATAAAGATTTAGCTAAGATTAAGTCTTTAACCAGAAGAGAATATGAAGTTCTCACCCTTTTGGCAGAAGGAATTAACAATAAAGAGATAGCAGATAAATTATACATAAGCGAAAAAACTGTTAAAAATCATGTTTCTAATATATTTAAGAAGATTAAAGTAAATGATAGAATCCAAGCAGCCATATTTGCTTATAAAAATAATATAAAGAAAATATAA
- a CDS encoding diacylglycerol/lipid kinase family protein: MKKVKIIFNPSSGRQLINRKLDHICKFLIDNGYIVGKFVTEEKGDATKETIKSCKEDWDIIVVCGGDGTVNEVAKGIVLGKKKIPVAILAAGTVNDFANHMGLPKSGWDFFEMIRKGKTIDVDLGRVNDEYFMNVAASGLLTNVGYQVQSETKAVLGRMAYYLEGLKEIPRQKFEPIKVKFESEEYNGAEDILLFMISNSSSIGGFKRLAPKAEVCDGYLDCIIIQKSDIQDLVSIFINIFSGDHINHPNVRYFKTKKISVFTEEGIPIDIDGEYGGKLPATFEVLPNSFRIFIK, translated from the coding sequence ATGAAAAAAGTTAAAATAATATTTAATCCATCTTCAGGAAGACAGTTAATTAACAGAAAGTTGGATCATATATGTAAATTTCTTATTGACAATGGATACATAGTTGGAAAGTTTGTCACTGAAGAAAAAGGTGATGCCACCAAGGAAACGATTAAGTCCTGTAAAGAAGATTGGGATATAATAGTTGTATGTGGCGGAGATGGAACAGTGAATGAGGTTGCAAAGGGAATAGTTTTGGGGAAAAAGAAAATACCCGTGGCTATATTGGCCGCAGGAACGGTTAATGACTTTGCCAATCATATGGGGCTGCCTAAAAGCGGATGGGATTTTTTTGAAATGATAAGAAAAGGTAAAACGATAGATGTGGATTTAGGAAGAGTTAATGATGAATACTTTATGAATGTAGCTGCAAGTGGTTTATTGACTAATGTAGGCTATCAAGTTCAATCGGAAACCAAAGCGGTTCTTGGAAGAATGGCATATTATTTAGAGGGATTAAAAGAGATACCAAGGCAGAAATTTGAACCTATAAAAGTAAAATTTGAAAGTGAGGAGTATAACGGAGCAGAAGATATATTGTTGTTTATGATATCTAATAGTTCTTCAATAGGAGGGTTTAAAAGGCTTGCTCCCAAGGCGGAAGTCTGTGACGGATATTTGGATTGTATTATCATCCAAAAATCGGACATACAGGATTTAGTTTCGATATTTATAAATATATTTAGCGGTGACCATATAAATCATCCTAATGTTAGGTATTTTAAGACTAAAAAGATATCCGTTTTCACAGAAGAAGGTATACCTATAGATATAGACGGGGAATATGGAGGGAAACTTCCCGCAACATTTGAAGTACTGCCAAATAGCTTTAGAATATTTATTAAATAA
- a CDS encoding diguanylate cyclase produces the protein MKFINNRFKIVTILHHSTKDDLYVVEDLWNNEEKKFLKFFNYEEHGKLIDYLTENFIFISSIKHKYLLSCEQFDICRTIDRSTVNINKYYYVSEYIDASTLAQIRDELSVKDKVFILIQLCVVLNFLHFRGITYKSLNPENIYVLKNREIKLRNLISTFEDNLENEYGKNTNQFILSETLLKEKSKDIKTDFYFLGMIIKYLFPDEILEKGQFQVIENVYDNLVESNKDGKDINLSHIVNKLSSAFHIRYEYDLRKERETINFKTKMVGQSEELKRVLQICGDYRGRRCNKKIVLVSGEPGVGKTRFLKEVSYRLKIKGIDVYNSYITKKENESFKVIRDILRQAIKGIPKSLLDKYGGELVKILPELNLAKDIVPTPSLGENEDKFRLYDRLLNLMDGLSKIKSLNIVIDNIHYSDIETLTIIDYILKSPKEFSIAFILSDSGDKISDSNVSKFLEEWRAKGYIEDIKLSKLGLQEIGELVQYILGMSFKPLNFSASLLKETLGNPRFIELLLYDLCSKGELRINERGNWDLINKTYSEIYLPVSFDNTLKEQLNSLDDDSLYVLKIISIFNNPVSKNSIIKMVNMDVNKLNEIVDKLVKADFVDERVGDWGYSYIVYDLKLKKMIYYSIDPIQKKELHKKSAVILEEEYKNNKNIDLEELIYHLIQSDQMDKAIDYTIDYAEEMESLLNSQSVLFWEKAYDLLKDRKDERKLRVLESIGRLYVLRYQNEKALKVYKQLLEEAEQYNSVKYIVDSKNSIAQIYYKKNDLDSAFKYSFSAKNIAKDVNNIEGLLNSIISLSKIEIYKGNYDSASKELLAGLEISEREKAEKNTGYFYNLLGIIDYYSGNMEKAEKNFLKSIEYFERTEDYVEFIKPLNNMANVYIEYYGDIDKAIEYYNKGLNISRKIGDLDLEMTFLNNVGEIYIGNHDYENGKKYIRKTKEIAENIENGNMLFLSNINLGNIYLTTGEYGLCYNCYRELKQGYIKNPNKEKEALGQYFNFMGEFYYTFGMWKKSLKNTYRAIQMCKEFDMRDYLLSKIRIILIKYYEQSKFDKEHIEEIRKEFRKRKYNFDRRKALLQFSTIAILEGDLDYAYDLLKEDEDLVQKYHKDSLDFIRNLLLYYLDGNNGDSSKLMYLENEMKNNDILYFEFYGNFIIADKFYQLGDYYKSLKFYTETLDALYRLTIRIPDKKFQIQYIKINRGNEIKQKMKSIFKEIFKKDIPYICLEDLEKEDSIEKYFEFEKISELIDNDCLRKMLGNSTDLQFTNKIKNLEDLIVNFTDNYKENLHLILEYLAEKTIAQKGFIFSYDEKNKDLSLVVSLNSKDSDIIDENILKIIGENSTGVIIKNTPKELKKKFFTESLSKENKAFICVPVYKPNGYINNFVHKDRRKHNLKNEKIIGYIYLQTDKLFNRFDYERYQLADLLSYLVFMNLENYNLKIMSTIDAMTNTYTRKYFDIIINDIMYNVKINGERFALLMIDIDKFKDINDTYGHRKGDEALSKIGNTLVQNVRSTDIVARYGGEEFIVILQNTSERDAKEVAEKLRKKIEELNIENSSCLLTVSIGISIFPDHSQFKEELIEEADQALYCAKENGRNRVEAWNSNIVNSFERVDRLAGIVTGNTVQDQRNVLALMDMVDLLRKDNSLRNKIYEFLGRTMEILSAENIILFTLSDSGKIEKSYSRKRFTKGFSKIPYYNKEILEKTIESKKGEFLIDWEDIGDVDALSGIPNWKSIVVFPLIYKGIMKGIVYLSVPLKEKEFDYNSYNFIKAICSIFSPLLN, from the coding sequence ATGAAATTTATTAATAACAGATTCAAGATAGTGACTATATTACATCATAGTACTAAAGATGATTTATATGTAGTTGAGGACTTATGGAATAATGAAGAAAAGAAATTTTTAAAATTTTTTAATTATGAAGAACATGGAAAACTCATTGACTATTTAACTGAAAATTTTATTTTTATTTCCAGTATTAAACATAAGTATCTCTTAAGTTGTGAGCAATTTGATATTTGCAGGACAATAGACAGAAGTACGGTTAATATAAATAAATATTATTATGTAAGCGAGTATATAGATGCTTCAACTTTAGCTCAGATACGAGATGAATTGTCCGTTAAAGACAAGGTGTTTATTCTTATTCAGCTCTGTGTAGTTTTGAATTTCTTGCATTTTAGGGGAATAACATATAAGTCTTTGAATCCCGAAAATATTTATGTATTGAAAAATCGTGAAATTAAGTTACGAAATTTGATATCAACCTTTGAAGACAATTTAGAGAATGAATATGGCAAAAATACTAATCAGTTTATTTTATCGGAAACTCTGTTGAAAGAAAAGTCTAAGGATATAAAAACTGATTTTTATTTTTTAGGAATGATAATCAAATATTTGTTTCCCGATGAAATTTTAGAGAAGGGACAGTTTCAAGTTATAGAGAATGTATATGATAATTTAGTTGAAAGTAACAAGGATGGAAAGGATATTAATTTATCACATATTGTAAATAAACTTTCTTCTGCTTTTCATATAAGATATGAATATGATTTAAGAAAAGAGAGGGAAACCATTAATTTTAAAACTAAGATGGTTGGGCAAAGTGAGGAATTAAAACGGGTTCTACAAATTTGTGGAGATTATCGTGGCAGAAGATGTAATAAGAAGATTGTGTTAGTGAGTGGGGAGCCGGGAGTGGGGAAAACTCGGTTTTTAAAGGAAGTATCTTATCGCTTGAAAATTAAAGGAATAGATGTATATAACAGTTATATTACCAAAAAGGAAAATGAAAGCTTTAAAGTAATCAGAGATATATTGAGACAAGCAATAAAGGGTATTCCTAAGTCATTATTAGATAAATACGGTGGAGAACTGGTAAAAATATTGCCGGAGTTAAATCTTGCAAAAGATATAGTTCCGACTCCCTCTTTGGGAGAAAACGAGGATAAATTTAGACTTTATGACAGATTATTAAATTTAATGGATGGTTTATCTAAAATTAAATCCTTAAATATAGTGATCGATAATATCCATTACAGTGATATAGAAACTTTAACGATTATTGATTATATTTTGAAAAGTCCTAAGGAGTTTTCCATAGCATTTATACTGTCCGACAGCGGAGACAAAATTTCTGATTCAAATGTATCCAAATTTTTGGAAGAATGGAGAGCTAAAGGTTATATTGAAGATATAAAGTTATCTAAATTGGGGCTACAAGAAATAGGAGAATTAGTTCAATATATTTTGGGAATGAGTTTTAAACCCTTGAATTTTTCGGCCAGCCTTCTTAAGGAAACCTTAGGTAATCCGAGGTTTATTGAATTGCTACTTTATGATCTTTGCTCCAAAGGAGAGCTGAGGATAAATGAAAGAGGCAATTGGGACTTGATAAACAAGACCTATTCGGAAATTTATCTGCCTGTCAGTTTTGATAATACATTAAAAGAACAGTTGAACTCCCTTGACGATGATTCTCTCTATGTACTTAAAATTATTTCAATATTTAATAATCCCGTTTCTAAAAATAGTATTATTAAAATGGTGAATATGGACGTAAATAAATTAAATGAGATAGTGGATAAGCTGGTAAAGGCAGATTTTGTGGATGAAAGGGTTGGAGATTGGGGATATAGTTATATTGTATATGATTTAAAATTAAAAAAGATGATATATTATTCTATAGATCCAATACAAAAAAAGGAACTGCACAAAAAATCGGCAGTCATATTGGAAGAAGAATATAAGAATAATAAAAATATAGATTTGGAAGAACTCATATATCATTTAATACAATCGGATCAAATGGACAAGGCTATTGATTATACAATTGATTATGCTGAGGAAATGGAGTCTTTGCTAAATTCTCAGTCTGTTTTATTCTGGGAGAAAGCATATGATTTATTAAAAGATAGGAAAGATGAAAGAAAGCTTCGAGTATTGGAAAGTATTGGCAGGCTTTATGTATTAAGATATCAGAATGAAAAAGCACTAAAAGTTTATAAGCAATTACTTGAAGAGGCGGAACAATATAATTCTGTAAAATATATTGTCGATAGTAAGAACTCAATAGCACAAATTTATTATAAGAAAAATGATCTTGATTCAGCCTTTAAATATTCCTTTTCCGCAAAGAACATTGCAAAAGATGTAAATAATATTGAAGGATTACTCAATTCGATCATTTCATTAAGTAAGATCGAAATATACAAAGGCAATTATGACAGTGCTTCGAAGGAGTTATTAGCGGGGTTGGAGATTTCCGAAAGAGAAAAAGCAGAAAAGAATACAGGATATTTTTATAATTTGTTAGGAATCATCGATTATTATTCGGGAAATATGGAAAAAGCGGAAAAAAATTTTCTTAAGAGTATAGAATATTTTGAAAGAACGGAGGACTATGTGGAGTTTATAAAACCGTTAAATAATATGGCAAATGTATATATTGAGTATTATGGAGATATAGATAAAGCGATTGAATACTATAATAAAGGCTTGAATATAAGCAGAAAAATTGGAGATTTAGATCTGGAAATGACTTTTCTGAATAATGTTGGTGAAATCTATATTGGAAATCATGATTATGAAAACGGGAAAAAGTATATCAGAAAAACTAAAGAAATAGCTGAGAATATTGAAAATGGAAACATGTTGTTCCTTTCCAACATAAATTTGGGGAATATATATTTAACAACGGGAGAATACGGTCTATGCTATAATTGTTACAGAGAACTGAAACAAGGATATATCAAAAACCCTAACAAAGAAAAAGAGGCCTTAGGTCAATATTTTAATTTCATGGGAGAATTCTATTATACCTTTGGCATGTGGAAAAAATCGTTGAAGAATACATACAGAGCCATACAGATGTGTAAGGAATTTGACATGAGAGATTATCTTCTATCGAAAATTAGAATAATATTAATTAAATACTATGAACAGTCAAAATTTGACAAAGAACATATAGAAGAAATAAGAAAAGAATTTAGAAAGAGAAAGTATAATTTTGACAGAAGAAAAGCCCTGCTTCAGTTTTCCACTATTGCAATTTTAGAAGGGGATCTTGATTATGCTTATGATTTATTAAAAGAAGATGAGGACTTAGTTCAAAAATATCATAAGGATTCCCTGGATTTCATTAGAAATTTACTATTATATTATCTTGATGGGAATAATGGGGACAGTTCTAAACTTATGTATTTGGAAAATGAAATGAAAAATAATGATATACTGTATTTTGAATTTTACGGAAATTTTATTATCGCAGATAAATTTTATCAACTTGGAGATTATTATAAATCATTGAAATTTTATACTGAAACTTTAGATGCTCTTTATAGGCTAACTATAAGAATACCTGATAAAAAATTTCAAATTCAATATATCAAAATCAATAGGGGAAATGAAATTAAACAAAAAATGAAAAGCATATTTAAGGAAATTTTTAAGAAAGATATACCTTATATATGTTTAGAAGATTTAGAAAAGGAAGATTCTATTGAAAAATATTTTGAATTTGAAAAAATATCTGAACTAATAGATAATGATTGTCTTAGAAAAATGTTGGGGAACAGTACAGATTTACAATTTACAAATAAAATAAAAAATTTAGAAGATTTAATAGTAAATTTTACCGATAATTATAAAGAGAATCTTCATTTAATATTGGAATATTTAGCAGAAAAAACTATTGCTCAAAAGGGATTTATATTTTCCTATGATGAAAAAAATAAAGACCTTTCTTTGGTTGTCAGCTTAAATTCCAAGGATTCGGATATTATAGACGAAAATATTTTAAAAATAATCGGGGAAAATAGTACTGGGGTTATAATTAAAAATACTCCCAAAGAACTTAAAAAGAAATTTTTTACGGAATCGCTCTCGAAAGAAAATAAAGCCTTTATATGTGTGCCGGTGTATAAGCCTAATGGTTATATAAATAATTTTGTTCATAAAGATAGAAGAAAACATAACCTTAAAAATGAAAAAATAATAGGATATATTTATCTACAAACAGATAAACTATTTAATAGGTTTGATTATGAAAGGTATCAGCTTGCAGATTTATTGTCATATTTGGTTTTTATGAATTTGGAGAATTACAATTTAAAGATAATGTCTACCATTGATGCTATGACCAATACCTATACCAGAAAGTATTTTGATATTATAATCAATGATATAATGTATAATGTTAAAATAAACGGAGAAAGATTTGCTTTACTTATGATTGATATAGATAAATTTAAGGATATAAACGATACTTATGGACATAGAAAAGGAGATGAAGCACTATCAAAAATAGGCAATACATTAGTTCAAAATGTTCGCTCTACTGATATAGTTGCAAGATATGGAGGTGAAGAATTCATAGTGATTCTTCAGAACACTTCGGAAAGGGATGCAAAGGAAGTTGCAGAAAAATTAAGGAAAAAAATAGAGGAGTTAAATATTGAAAATTCAAGCTGCCTTTTAACAGTAAGCATAGGAATATCCATATTTCCAGATCATAGTCAGTTTAAAGAAGAATTAATCGAAGAAGCAGATCAAGCTTTATATTGTGCAAAAGAGAATGGAAGAAACAGGGTAGAAGCCTGGAATTCCAATATTGTTAATTCTTTTGAAAGGGTAGACAGACTGGCCGGAATAGTTACCGGCAATACCGTTCAAGATCAAAGAAACGTATTGGCATTAATGGATATGGTAGATCTTTTAAGAAAGGATAATTCTTTGAGAAATAAAATTTATGAATTTCTAGGGAGAACTATGGAAATATTATCAGCAGAGAATATTATTTTATTTACATTAAGCGATTCAGGGAAAATAGAAAAATCTTATTCCCGTAAAAGATTTACGAAGGGATTTTCAAAGATTCCTTATTATAATAAGGAAATATTGGAGAAAACTATAGAGAGCAAAAAAGGTGAATTTTTAATTGATTGGGAAGATATCGGAGATGTGGATGCTTTATCAGGGATACCTAATTGGAAGTCAATAGTTGTATTTCCGTTGATTTATAAAGGTATAATGAAAGGTATTGTATATTTGTCGGTTCCACTTAAAGAGAAAGAGTTCGATTATAACAGTTATAATTTTATTAAAGCTATATGCAGCATATTTTCGCCTTTGCTTAATTGA
- a CDS encoding MarR family winged helix-turn-helix transcriptional regulator: MNNNCEEDVMEIERYLRKINCIVRLKGREILNDINITIPQFTALQILIHEEESLTIGELSQKMALACSTITDLIDRMEKNKLVERRKDLRDKRIVRIEVMPLGNELVQKVLEKRREYLQEQLGSFNKEDKTKLKECLKILYNAIREE, from the coding sequence TTGAATAATAATTGTGAAGAAGATGTAATGGAAATTGAAAGGTATCTGAGGAAAATCAACTGTATAGTAAGATTGAAGGGGAGAGAAATTCTTAATGATATTAATATAACTATTCCTCAATTTACTGCTCTTCAAATATTAATACATGAAGAAGAAAGTTTGACTATAGGAGAATTAAGTCAGAAAATGGCTCTTGCCTGCAGTACAATAACTGATTTGATTGACAGGATGGAAAAAAATAAACTTGTGGAAAGGAGGAAGGATTTAAGGGATAAAAGGATTGTAAGGATAGAAGTTATGCCTCTGGGGAATGAATTGGTTCAAAAAGTTCTTGAGAAGAGGAGAGAATATCTGCAAGAACAACTTGGAAGCTTCAATAAAGAAGATAAAACAAAATTAAAAGAATGTCTAAAAATATTATATAACGCTATTAGGGAAGAGTAA
- a CDS encoding chemotaxis protein CheW produces the protein MSENQYVVFKLGKEEYGIDIMNVKEIGSYKETVKVPNTPKFIDGIINYRGKVIPIINLKKRFNLENTEINADTRVIIINLNEKQIGFVVDEASQTVRLNDNEIDPAPDIISSIDRKYIIGVGKLSEERLIIIIDLEKVLNDSEKSEIEQMKI, from the coding sequence ATGTCAGAAAATCAATATGTAGTTTTTAAATTAGGAAAAGAAGAATATGGAATTGATATTATGAATGTCAAAGAAATAGGATCTTATAAAGAAACGGTGAAAGTTCCCAATACTCCTAAGTTTATTGATGGAATAATCAATTATAGAGGTAAAGTAATACCTATAATTAACTTAAAGAAGAGGTTTAATCTTGAGAATACGGAAATTAATGCTGATACCAGAGTTATTATTATTAATCTTAATGAAAAACAAATAGGGTTTGTAGTAGATGAGGCATCTCAAACGGTAAGGTTAAATGACAATGAGATTGATCCTGCACCGGATATTATTTCAAGTATAGATAGAAAATATATAATAGGGGTGGGAAAATTAAGTGAAGAAAGGCTTATAATTATTATCGATTTAGAAAAAGTTCTTAATGATAGTGAAAAAAGTGAAATAGAGCAGATGAAAATTTAG
- a CDS encoding LacI family DNA-binding transcriptional regulator — translation MSATIKDVAKMAEVSISTVSRVINDSKPVSPEVRKRVLEVIDELGYKPNEVARTLVTKKSFLIGVIATDIGNSYVAQIIRGIEEVGKMYNYDILLCSSYGDKETELKFIQLLNRKQVEGIILISEIINEKVKEQIDQQNIPFVYLNKYFYMENVLTVSIDDLDASYEMTNYLISLGHKNIIYVSTHENEEYSLEKFKIEGYKKAIDEFGEGDELICFAKGCSIEDGYDIGKEVEDLVEKYDATAVFLSHDELAIGLINYFYDCGVKVPDDISVAGYGDIKISQILRPKLTTIKEPYYDIGAVAIRKIIKELKEEKFDKGNIKLPFQIKKRESCGKIQAE, via the coding sequence ATGTCAGCAACAATTAAAGATGTGGCTAAAATGGCGGAAGTTTCTATATCAACAGTATCCAGAGTTATAAATGATTCAAAACCAGTGAGTCCCGAGGTAAGAAAAAGAGTCTTGGAGGTTATTGACGAGCTGGGATATAAACCTAATGAGGTGGCTAGAACATTAGTGACTAAAAAATCTTTCTTGATAGGTGTGATTGCCACTGATATAGGGAATTCCTATGTAGCTCAGATAATTAGAGGAATTGAAGAAGTAGGTAAGATGTATAATTATGATATATTGTTGTGCAGCAGTTATGGAGATAAGGAGACGGAGCTAAAATTTATTCAGCTATTGAATAGGAAACAGGTGGAAGGAATAATATTAATATCCGAAATAATAAATGAAAAAGTTAAAGAACAAATAGATCAACAGAACATACCATTTGTGTATTTGAATAAGTATTTCTATATGGAAAATGTCCTTACGGTATCCATAGACGATTTAGATGCAAGTTATGAGATGACTAATTATTTAATCAGTTTGGGACATAAAAATATTATTTATGTCAGCACTCATGAAAACGAAGAATATTCATTGGAAAAGTTCAAAATTGAAGGATATAAAAAGGCCATTGATGAATTTGGAGAGGGAGACGAATTAATCTGTTTTGCAAAAGGATGTAGCATTGAAGACGGATATGATATAGGCAAGGAAGTTGAAGATTTAGTAGAAAAATATGATGCTACAGCGGTATTCCTAAGTCATGACGAGCTTGCTATAGGGCTGATTAATTATTTCTACGATTGCGGAGTAAAGGTACCCGATGATATTTCTGTGGCAGGCTACGGTGACATTAAAATAAGTCAGATTCTTAGACCTAAACTTACTACGATTAAAGAACCCTATTACGATATTGGAGCGGTGGCAATAAGAAAAATCATTAAAGAACTTAAGGAAGAAAAGTTTGATAAGGGCAATATTAAATTGCCATTTCAAATAAAGAAGAGGGAAAGCTGTGGAAAAATACAAGCAGAATAG
- a CDS encoding sensor histidine kinase yields the protein MSDSLNIKRINDVFHQTINAIETGREEIIDISENIKKEYTRIEEELSDIKKLVDNTTKEVDFAEIEERKARFKLATVSKNFDIYSEQDIKDAYEEANDLRIKLILLREKERTLLERRYEYELRLKANLDIMKKADNVNKKIGVAVKYLQENTDQILLTIDDLGKRQYLGIKIIEGQEEERERVARDIHDGPAQSMANILIKAELCEKLQDLDKERAKVELGNLKTIVRETLKDVRKIIYDLRPMSLDDLGLKPTLERYIYNYMKENSIIVKLNVIGDISDVNSTIGVAVFRVIQEALANVKKHSQASICSIMVEKAKSRLNVIISDNGVGFDCDNKHIEYEPKKNGFGLISMRERIELLDGELQIKSSPGKGTKLYFYIPFVEEELYV from the coding sequence ATGAGTGATTCTTTAAACATAAAGAGGATCAATGATGTATTTCATCAAACAATTAACGCTATTGAAACAGGAAGAGAGGAAATAATTGATATATCGGAAAATATCAAAAAGGAATATACAAGGATAGAAGAAGAACTATCGGATATAAAAAAATTGGTGGATAATACAACCAAGGAAGTAGATTTTGCTGAAATTGAAGAAAGAAAGGCCAGGTTTAAGCTTGCTACCGTTAGTAAAAATTTTGACATATATAGTGAGCAGGATATAAAGGATGCTTATGAAGAAGCAAATGATTTAAGAATAAAACTTATTCTCTTAAGAGAAAAAGAAAGAACTTTGCTGGAAAGAAGATATGAGTATGAATTAAGACTTAAGGCCAATCTTGACATTATGAAAAAGGCAGATAATGTAAATAAAAAAATCGGAGTTGCAGTAAAATATCTTCAAGAAAATACCGATCAAATCCTTTTAACTATAGATGACTTGGGGAAACGTCAATATTTAGGTATTAAAATAATCGAAGGACAAGAAGAAGAGAGGGAAAGAGTCGCAAGAGACATTCATGACGGGCCTGCTCAATCCATGGCAAATATTTTGATAAAAGCAGAGCTGTGTGAAAAGTTACAGGATTTAGATAAAGAGAGAGCAAAGGTTGAACTCGGCAACTTGAAAACAATAGTAAGAGAAACCCTTAAAGATGTAAGAAAAATAATTTATGACTTAAGACCTATGTCTTTGGACGACTTAGGATTGAAGCCGACGTTGGAGAGATATATATATAATTATATGAAAGAAAACAGTATAATTGTAAAGTTAAACGTTATCGGCGACATAAGCGATGTTAATTCGACTATAGGAGTTGCGGTTTTTAGAGTAATTCAAGAAGCTCTGGCCAATGTCAAAAAACATTCTCAGGCAAGTATTTGTTCTATTATGGTAGAGAAGGCAAAGTCAAGATTAAATGTAATTATTTCGGATAATGGAGTTGGGTTTGATTGCGATAATAAACATATTGAATATGAGCCGAAGAAAAATGGATTTGGATTAATAAGTATGCGTGAAAGAATTGAATTATTAGATGGTGAATTACAAATTAAGTCGTCTCCAGGGAAGGGAACGAAACTTTATTTTTATATACCATTTGTAGAGGAGGAACTATACGTATGA